From the Phyllobacterium sp. T1293 genome, the window GCTTCATATCCTCGTCGATTGCGCGCGGCGTTTGAGTGGCCTGCCGGTGCTGTTTGTCGGCGTTCGCTGCTCTCTCGAGGTCATCATGCAGCGCCGCAATGCCGGTCAGCCGGGGCGTGATGGTCGATATGAGACGGGAACGGTTGATGCACCAGTCCCGGCAGCCGTGCTCCGCTGGCAGGAGGCTGTTCATCATCCCGGTATTTATGATCTGGAAGTCGATACATCAGCACAAAGCCCTGAGGATTGTGCTGCTGAGATCGCCCAAAGACTAAATCATGGTCCGGTGCATCCGACAGCGTTTGAAGAACTCGCTGCCGGACACTGATCCAAGAACCGTTATTTGCTGGCCGGGAAACGGGCCTTCAACAGATGATAAAGGGCCCGGATGGCCTGCGCTTCACCACCAACAGGTGAATGCGGCTTTTCCACCGGGTTCCAGCCATAAATATCGAAATGGCCCCAGACCCTGGCCTTTTCAACAAAGCGTTTCAGGAACAGAGCCGCTGTTACCGAACCGGCAAAACCATCCGTTGTTACGTTGTTGATATCGGCAACGCGGGATGAAAGTTTTGCCTCATAGGGCTGCCACAGCGGCATGCGCCATACCGGATCGCTTACAGTTTCAGAAGCCTTGGCGACATCAGCCGCGAAAGTTTCGTCGTTCGAATAGAATGGCGGGACATCGGGACCAAGCGCAACACGCGCTGCGCCAGTCAGGGTTGCCATATCAATCAGGATTTCCGGCTCTTCCTCATCGGCCAGCGCCAGCGCATCGGCAAGGACAAGACGGCCTTCCGCATCCGTATTGCCGATTTCAACCGTGATGCCCTTGCGACTGGTCAGAATATCGCTCGGCCGGAATGCATTGGCGGAAATGGAATTTTCGACAGCTGGAATGAGAACACGCAGGCGAACAGGCAGTTTCGCATCCATGATGATGCTGGCAAGTGCCAGCACATTGGCTGCGCCGCCCATATCCTTCTTCATCAAAAGCATGCTGCTCGCTGGTTTGATATCAAGACCACCGGTATCGAAGCAGACCCCTTTGCCAACAAGCGTTACTTTCGGTGCATCCTTCTTGCCCCAGACCAGATCGATCAGGCGCGGCTCTTCACTTCCGGCGCGGCCAACGGCATGGATCATCGGGAAATTCTTCTTGAGCAGCGCATCACCCTTGATGACATCGACAGATGCCTTGTGCTCGTCGCCCAGTTTGCGTACGGCGGCTTCCAACGCATCGGGACCCATATCATTGGTCGGTGTGTTGATGAGGTCGCGCGCGAGCGTGACCGCCCTTGCCTGCCGCTTGACGTCAGCCTTATCCGCGCCATCAGGCAAGGCAAGCGAGACTTCCGTATCGTCCTTTTTCACATAACGAGTGAATTTATAGCCGCCGAGCAGGAAGCCGAGTGCTGCAAGATCCGGCTGGTTAACCGGACCGGCCAGATGCCAGGCACCTTTGGGCAAAGCCTGCGCGAGTTTGCCTGCGGCCAACCGGTTGTCATCCTTGCCTGTGCCAAGCAGTGCGCCCGATATTTCACCCTTTTCGCCGGGAACAACAAGCAGCCTGCCAGCCTGGCCTTCAAACCCGTTTGCATGGGCCCAGGCGAGCGTTACCGCATCAAGTCCAAGGCCCTCCAACCCACCCTTCGGGACGAACCAGACGGGCCTGCTGCCCGGTGACTTCTGTTTGGTGATTTCGGCAGACATGATTGATTACTCCTGAGGTCAATTTTATGCATTTACGCCTGCAAACATGGCGTCATTAACGATCCGTTAGGGTTAACAGAATATTTCTTTCGCATGGGATTGGTTAACGCACCAATGAACGTGCGGTGGGATCTGACGGGGCAAATTATGACAAGCGCAGGGATTATTCAACGCAATCGCCGTCTCATTTTTTCCGCCGCAATGATTGCCCTTGCCGCGGGTATTTCTGGTTGCGCTACAACCGATAAAACAACCACCGGTTCTATTTCCCCGGCTTCGACCACGGCAGCACCAGCGGGCAATTTCGACCAGATGAATGCGCAGCAGCTCGCGCAAGCATCATCCAGTCTTGGGGCGCGCTATCAAAGCAATCCCAAAGACAAAGCCACGGCGATGAATTTTTCCACCGTGCTGCGTATGACAGGTCGTAATGATCAGGCACTTGCGGTCATGCGCAGTCTGGCCATTGCCTATCCGAAAGACCGTGACGTGCTTGCTGCCTATGGCAAGGCATTAGCGAGCAGCGGCGAATTTGAAGCCGCGCTTGATGCAATTCGCCGCGCGCAGACACCCGAATATCCCGATTGGAAACTGCTTTCCGCTGAAGGCGCTATTCTTGACCAGCTGGGCAAGACCAGCGAGGCCCGCAACATCTACAAGCAGGCAATGGACATCAATCCAAATGAGGCATCGCTGCTCTCCAATCTTGGCATGTCCTATGTCCTGTCAGGCGAGTTGAACACGGCGGAAACATATATGCGCAGGGCAGTTGGCGCTCAGGGTGCCGATAGCCGTGTCAGGCAGAATCTGGCGCTGGTTGTCGGACTTCAGGGCCGGTTCGCCGAGGCGGAAACAATCGCCAAACAGGAACTCTCGCCGCAACAGGCAGAGACCAATGTCAGGTATCTCCGCTCGATGCTTGCCCAGCAAAACTCGTGGAACATGCTGAAAGACAAGAAGAAGCCCAACAACAGTTGACCCTGCAAGAGCATGGAAACAGCCGCATGATGAGAAGCGGCTTGTTTATTTGAGCGCGCCGAAAATGCCGCCTTGCGCCGAAACCTGAATGATCGCGGGTCCAAGAATGACCGCGAAAAGCACAGGCAGAAGAAACACAATCATCGGAACGGTCAATTTGGGCGGCAAGGCTGCCGCCTTCTTCTCGGCAGCATTCAGCCGGGCTTCGCGGCTTTCATCGGACAAGGTTCGAAGCGCGCCGCCTATGGATGTACCGTAACGTTCGGATTGTGTCAGAGCCTGTACGACTGATTTGACCGACTCCAGCCCAGTGCGCGTTGCAAGATTTTCATAGGCCAGCCTCCGCTCGGGCAGAAAGGAAAGTTCTGCGTTCGTCAGGACAAACTCTTCGGCCAGCGCCGTTGACTGAACGCCGATCTCCTCCGATACCTTCTTGAAAGCAGCCTCGATCGACATTCCGGATTCAACGCAGATCAGCATGAGATCAAGGGAATCCGGCCATGCCATCTGGATTGAATGTTTTCGTTTGCTGCCCGCATTGCTGACATAAAGATTGGGCGCGTAAAAACCGACATAGCCTCCAACGAGACATACGAGTACGCGCACCATTGTCGGCTGTCCCCAAAGACCATTCAGGCCGAATATCCAGAAGGCTGTCAGGGTGAATGTCAGAAATGGCAGACCGAAACGGGCCGCCAGGAACACATTCAGTGCATTCTGCCCCCGAAAGCCGGCCGTGCGCAGCGATGCCAGTGTCTTTTCATCGGCAAGCGCCCGTTGCAGATCAAGCTTTTCGACAAATTGCCGGACGCCCTGCCGCTGGGCCATGCGCAGGCTACCCTGCGAAGTGGACTTATGGCGACTTATGCTTTCAGCGGCAAGACGCGTGCGATCTTTCGCACGCAATTGATCCCGCTCCAAAGCCACCGATTTCATCCGCGTTTTCAAACCCGATGTGCGAAGTTTCGGCAGGAAAATCGTCATAACCGTTGCAAAGGCTGAAACAGCCACGAGCACAGCCCGAACGGTGTCCGGATTGTCATGCACGGCTTTGAGAAGGGAAGAAAACACCGCGCCTGCTCCGTCTAGAATTTGAAGTTGATCATTTTGCGCATCACAAGAATGCCGATGGACATCCAAACAGCTGCGCACATCATGATGAGATTGCCTTTATCGGTCGTGAACAGCAGCGAAATGTAACCGGGACTTGTTATGTAAACGAGCCCGGCAACAACGAAGGGCAATGCTCCGATAATATAGGCGGATGCCTTGGCTTCCATGGACAGAGCCTGCACTTTCGCCTTCATTTTTTTGCGGTCCCGCAATACGCGCGAAAGATTGCCAAGTGCCTCGGACAGATTGCCGCCTGCCTGCGATTGAATCTGGATAACAATGCCAAAGAAGCTTGCTTCGGGACAGGGCATGAATTCCGACATGCGCATTGCCGCTTCCGGAATGCTCACGCCGACCTGCTGCATATCAACAATCCGCCGGAACTCCGTGCGAACTGGTTCCCGCGCTTCCTGTGCTATCAGGCGAATTCCATCATTGAGTGGCAGGCCCGACCGTATGGCACGCACGATGACGTCAATGGAGTTTGGAAATTCATGCAGGAAGGCGGCAACGCGCCGCCGCCGCATATAATAAACAAAGGCGCGCGGCAGACCCAAAGCGCCAATCAGGAAGAAACCGGGCGCCAGATAAAGCGGCGCACCGAAGAATATGCGCAGAAAGACCAGAACAATCCCGACAATGCCCG encodes:
- a CDS encoding chloramphenicol phosphotransferase CPT family protein; translation: MEYGQIIILNGAPRSGKSSIAAVIQETFSGVWMNLGVDQTMRITPPRYQPGIGLRPGGERPDIEPLLPVFYAALYESIAAHSRLGLNVVADIGHHDSYTKPLHILVDCARRLSGLPVLFVGVRCSLEVIMQRRNAGQPGRDGRYETGTVDAPVPAAVLRWQEAVHHPGIYDLEVDTSAQSPEDCAAEIAQRLNHGPVHPTAFEELAAGH
- a CDS encoding leucyl aminopeptidase family protein, translating into MSAEITKQKSPGSRPVWFVPKGGLEGLGLDAVTLAWAHANGFEGQAGRLLVVPGEKGEISGALLGTGKDDNRLAAGKLAQALPKGAWHLAGPVNQPDLAALGFLLGGYKFTRYVKKDDTEVSLALPDGADKADVKRQARAVTLARDLINTPTNDMGPDALEAAVRKLGDEHKASVDVIKGDALLKKNFPMIHAVGRAGSEEPRLIDLVWGKKDAPKVTLVGKGVCFDTGGLDIKPASSMLLMKKDMGGAANVLALASIIMDAKLPVRLRVLIPAVENSISANAFRPSDILTSRKGITVEIGNTDAEGRLVLADALALADEEEPEILIDMATLTGAARVALGPDVPPFYSNDETFAADVAKASETVSDPVWRMPLWQPYEAKLSSRVADINNVTTDGFAGSVTAALFLKRFVEKARVWGHFDIYGWNPVEKPHSPVGGEAQAIRALYHLLKARFPASK
- a CDS encoding tetratricopeptide repeat protein, which codes for MTSAGIIQRNRRLIFSAAMIALAAGISGCATTDKTTTGSISPASTTAAPAGNFDQMNAQQLAQASSSLGARYQSNPKDKATAMNFSTVLRMTGRNDQALAVMRSLAIAYPKDRDVLAAYGKALASSGEFEAALDAIRRAQTPEYPDWKLLSAEGAILDQLGKTSEARNIYKQAMDINPNEASLLSNLGMSYVLSGELNTAETYMRRAVGAQGADSRVRQNLALVVGLQGRFAEAETIAKQELSPQQAETNVRYLRSMLAQQNSWNMLKDKKKPNNS
- a CDS encoding type II secretion system F family protein — translated: MFSSLLKAVHDNPDTVRAVLVAVSAFATVMTIFLPKLRTSGLKTRMKSVALERDQLRAKDRTRLAAESISRHKSTSQGSLRMAQRQGVRQFVEKLDLQRALADEKTLASLRTAGFRGQNALNVFLAARFGLPFLTFTLTAFWIFGLNGLWGQPTMVRVLVCLVGGYVGFYAPNLYVSNAGSKRKHSIQMAWPDSLDLMLICVESGMSIEAAFKKVSEEIGVQSTALAEEFVLTNAELSFLPERRLAYENLATRTGLESVKSVVQALTQSERYGTSIGGALRTLSDESREARLNAAEKKAAALPPKLTVPMIVFLLPVLFAVILGPAIIQVSAQGGIFGALK
- a CDS encoding type II secretion system F family protein, coding for MFGLDFEQLAFVVLTTFSLASLAYFCVFDQIEQQKKSDDRLKSVKLAATDSLSKSGARDKQAEAVKRRKSVQDTLNDIDQRQKLRDKNIKSPPLKMLLQQAGLKVTVRRFYVYSGIVGIVLVFLRIFFGAPLYLAPGFFLIGALGLPRAFVYYMRRRRVAAFLHEFPNSIDVIVRAIRSGLPLNDGIRLIAQEAREPVRTEFRRIVDMQQVGVSIPEAAMRMSEFMPCPEASFFGIVIQIQSQAGGNLSEALGNLSRVLRDRKKMKAKVQALSMEAKASAYIIGALPFVVAGLVYITSPGYISLLFTTDKGNLIMMCAAVWMSIGILVMRKMINFKF